A single region of the Acidobacteriota bacterium genome encodes:
- a CDS encoding propionyl-CoA carboxylase — MSWQPEVDEIERRRRLALDMGGEEAVERQHERGRLTVRERIERIADPGSFVEEGRQAGAAEVDEAGRVVAFTPANYVVGFADVDGARVIVAGEDFTQAGGSPSPAGLRKSIYSEELALKYRLPLVRFLEGGGGSVRGSAGRQKGAPKTPPRPMGEPVYSRARFWSIAEILRTVPVASIGVGAVAGFPAARLVASHFSVMTRHTAQILIGGPALVERALGEKKTKDELGGWQVHSRSGVVDNVAEDEDDAMAQVRQFLSYLPSNVDSLPPRRKVSDPADRREERLLSIVPRDRRFLYDMRELVSLVVDRDSFFEMTAGYGPSQITGLARVDGHTVGVVANDCKHIGGAMDAAGAQKFRRFVEFCETFHLPILSLVDEPGFMIGSESEASGTIRYGMEAIAATVRTTVPWCAVQIRKSYGVAAAAHYGPGGRVLIWPSAESGALPIEGGVAVAFRREIAAAPDPDRKRAELEAEFAKRRTPFPRAEGFSVHDLIDPRGTRAEVVKWLKLSEPLLASRVR, encoded by the coding sequence GCCTGACGGTGCGCGAGCGGATCGAGCGGATCGCCGATCCTGGCTCCTTCGTCGAGGAGGGCCGTCAGGCCGGGGCCGCCGAGGTGGACGAGGCGGGTCGCGTCGTCGCGTTCACGCCGGCGAACTACGTCGTCGGCTTTGCCGACGTCGACGGGGCTCGGGTGATCGTGGCCGGCGAGGATTTCACCCAGGCCGGTGGTTCGCCGTCGCCGGCCGGGCTGCGCAAGAGCATTTACTCCGAGGAACTCGCCCTCAAGTACCGGCTGCCCCTGGTGCGGTTCCTCGAGGGCGGCGGCGGCAGCGTGCGCGGCAGCGCGGGCCGTCAAAAGGGGGCGCCGAAGACGCCGCCGCGACCGATGGGAGAGCCGGTCTACTCACGGGCCCGCTTCTGGTCGATCGCCGAGATCCTGCGGACCGTGCCGGTGGCCTCGATCGGGGTCGGCGCGGTGGCCGGGTTTCCCGCGGCGCGCCTGGTCGCTTCCCACTTCTCGGTGATGACGCGCCACACCGCCCAGATCCTGATCGGCGGCCCGGCGCTGGTCGAGCGGGCGCTGGGCGAGAAGAAGACGAAGGACGAACTCGGCGGTTGGCAGGTTCACAGTCGCAGCGGCGTCGTCGACAACGTGGCCGAGGACGAGGACGACGCGATGGCGCAGGTGCGCCAGTTCCTGAGCTACTTGCCCTCGAACGTCGATTCGCTGCCACCGCGGCGCAAGGTGAGCGATCCGGCGGACCGCCGCGAAGAGCGCCTGCTCTCGATCGTGCCGCGTGACCGTCGCTTCCTCTACGACATGCGCGAGTTGGTTTCGCTCGTCGTCGACCGGGACAGCTTCTTCGAGATGACGGCGGGTTACGGGCCGTCGCAGATCACCGGCCTGGCGCGAGTGGACGGTCACACGGTCGGAGTCGTGGCCAACGACTGCAAGCACATCGGCGGGGCGATGGACGCCGCCGGGGCGCAGAAGTTCCGGCGCTTCGTCGAGTTCTGCGAGACGTTCCACCTGCCGATCCTCAGCCTGGTCGACGAACCGGGCTTCATGATCGGCTCGGAGTCGGAGGCGTCCGGCACGATCCGCTACGGCATGGAGGCGATCGCGGCGACCGTGCGGACGACCGTGCCCTGGTGCGCCGTGCAGATCCGCAAGTCCTACGGCGTCGCCGCGGCAGCGCACTACGGCCCGGGCGGTCGGGTGCTGATCTGGCCCTCGGCCGAAAGCGGCGCGCTGCCGATCGAGGGCGGCGTGGCGGTCGCCTTCCGGCGAGAGATCGCCGCGGCGCCCGACCCGGACAGGAAACGCGCCGAGCTGGAGGCCGAGTTCGCCAAGCGCCGCACTCCCTTTCCGCGGGCCGAGGGTTTCTCGGTCCATGATTTGATCGACCCCCGCGGCACTCGCGCCGAGGTGGTCAAGTGGCTGAAGCTGTCGGAACCGCTGCTCGCGTCGCGGGTGCGGTGA
- a CDS encoding DUF1080 domain-containing protein: MNRKKRTSGATLAAGLLLTATAAAQQQPIGYEDTPKLPGLPWKVHDPNRPVPPVVAPGASFSDMAAAPADAVVLFDGTDLSKWQKPNGDEPEWKVENGYMEVTSTGSIRTRDEFGDFQLHLEFATPAKVESNSQGRGNSGVMLYGDYEIQILDSYENRTYADGQAGAIYGQTPPMVNSSRAPGVWQTYDIIFEAPRWKDGELVKKANVTVLHNGVVIHHKKEYIGRTVHRRVGVYDRPHEPRGWIGLQDHRNPTRFRNVWIRELPGYDSGG, encoded by the coding sequence GTGAACCGAAAGAAGAGAACGTCGGGTGCCACCCTAGCGGCGGGCCTGCTGCTCACCGCAACCGCGGCCGCCCAGCAACAGCCGATCGGCTACGAGGACACCCCGAAGCTGCCGGGATTGCCCTGGAAGGTGCACGACCCGAACCGGCCGGTGCCGCCGGTGGTCGCTCCGGGCGCCTCGTTCAGTGACATGGCGGCCGCTCCTGCCGACGCGGTCGTGCTGTTCGACGGCACGGACCTCTCGAAGTGGCAGAAGCCGAACGGCGACGAACCCGAGTGGAAGGTCGAGAACGGCTACATGGAGGTCACCTCGACCGGGTCGATCCGCACCCGGGACGAATTCGGCGACTTCCAGCTCCACCTGGAGTTCGCGACGCCGGCCAAGGTCGAGAGCAACAGCCAGGGCCGCGGCAACAGCGGGGTGATGCTCTACGGCGATTACGAGATCCAGATCCTCGACTCGTACGAGAACCGGACGTACGCCGACGGCCAGGCCGGGGCGATCTACGGCCAGACGCCGCCGATGGTCAACTCCTCGAGGGCACCGGGCGTCTGGCAGACCTACGACATCATCTTCGAGGCGCCGCGCTGGAAGGACGGCGAGCTCGTCAAGAAGGCGAACGTCACCGTGCTCCACAACGGCGTCGTCATCCATCACAAGAAGGAGTACATCGGCCGGACGGTCCACCGGCGGGTCGGCGTCTACGACCGGCCGCACGAGCCGCGCGGCTGGATCGGTCTCCAGGACCACCGGAACCCGACCCGCTTCCGCAACGTCTGGATCCGCGAGCTTCCGGGCTACGACAGCGGCGGCTGA
- a CDS encoding LLM class flavin-dependent oxidoreductase: MKISIFYLPSIGSRADIKQGMAGLRGDLYDRMLAEVSEQARLADDLGYDSISFTEHHFHIEGFELSNNPVLLDLFVGMQTKNIRVGQLGIVLPARNPIRVAEDIAMLDRMTGGRANAGFARGYQRRWVDVMAQQTHGISGALPHRHDEIDATNRAAFEECFRIVKKAWTEPMLDYDGRFWKVPVGGPKGGTPWTLEATEQWGAGVEDGVLRQVGVVPKPVQEPHPPIFQPFASSEASIRWCAREGVTAILPPLHPKRERALFELFAEESGRPLGEGIGVLRDVVIAESDTEAERLWKASGAFCGSAWFEPFGFSRGMIDPDTGEEFDDMMGSGMALVGTVDTVTRQLETLRERLPVTWLYFWAYNGLLPHARLMSTIERFANEVLPRVEDA, encoded by the coding sequence TTGAAGATCTCCATCTTCTACCTGCCCTCGATCGGCTCCCGGGCCGACATCAAGCAGGGCATGGCCGGCCTGCGCGGCGATCTCTACGACCGCATGCTGGCCGAGGTCTCGGAGCAGGCCCGGCTCGCCGACGACCTCGGCTACGACTCGATCAGCTTCACCGAGCACCACTTCCACATCGAAGGCTTCGAACTCTCGAACAACCCGGTGCTGCTCGACCTCTTCGTCGGCATGCAGACGAAGAACATCCGGGTGGGGCAGCTGGGCATCGTGCTGCCGGCGAGGAACCCGATCCGCGTCGCCGAGGACATCGCGATGCTCGACCGGATGACCGGCGGACGGGCGAACGCGGGTTTCGCCCGCGGCTACCAGCGGCGCTGGGTCGATGTGATGGCGCAGCAGACGCACGGCATCTCCGGCGCCCTTCCGCACCGGCACGACGAGATCGACGCGACGAACCGGGCCGCCTTCGAGGAGTGTTTCCGGATCGTCAAGAAGGCCTGGACCGAACCGATGCTCGACTACGACGGCCGGTTCTGGAAGGTCCCCGTCGGCGGCCCGAAGGGCGGCACGCCGTGGACGCTCGAGGCGACGGAGCAGTGGGGCGCCGGAGTGGAGGACGGCGTGCTGCGCCAGGTGGGCGTGGTACCGAAACCGGTTCAGGAGCCGCATCCGCCGATCTTCCAGCCCTTCGCGTCGTCCGAGGCGAGCATCCGCTGGTGCGCGCGGGAGGGCGTGACGGCGATCCTGCCGCCGCTGCACCCGAAGCGGGAGCGGGCCCTGTTCGAACTGTTCGCGGAGGAATCCGGGCGGCCGCTGGGCGAGGGGATCGGCGTCCTGCGCGATGTCGTCATCGCCGAGTCGGACACCGAGGCGGAACGCCTGTGGAAGGCGAGCGGCGCCTTTTGCGGCTCCGCCTGGTTCGAGCCCTTCGGCTTCAGCCGGGGGATGATCGACCCGGACACGGGGGAGGAGTTCGACGACATGATGGGGTCAGGGATGGCCCTCGTCGGCACCGTCGACACGGTGACGCGGCAGCTCGAGACGCTGCGCGAGCGTCTGCCGGTGACCTGGCTCTACTTCTGGGCCTACAACGGCCTGCTACCGCACGCGCGGCTGATGTCGACGATCGAGCGTTTCGCCAACGAGGTGCTGCCCCGGGTGGAAGACGCGTAA